In one window of Rhodopseudomonas palustris HaA2 DNA:
- a CDS encoding adenine phosphoribosyltransferase translates to MTPELAHDLKASVRTIPDYPKPGIMFRDITTLMGDPRSFRRAVDELVQPWAGSKIDKVAGIEARGFIIGGAIAHQVSSGFVPIRKKGKLPHTCVSMEYTLEYGTDHIEIHVDAITPGERVILVDDLIATGGTAEGAIKLLRQIGAEVVAACFIIDLPDLGGAAKVRSMGVPVRTLVEFGGH, encoded by the coding sequence ATGACCCCCGAACTTGCCCATGATTTGAAGGCCAGTGTCCGGACCATTCCGGACTATCCCAAACCCGGCATCATGTTCCGCGACATCACCACGCTGATGGGTGATCCGCGCTCGTTCCGCCGCGCCGTCGACGAACTGGTGCAGCCCTGGGCCGGCTCCAAGATCGACAAGGTCGCCGGCATCGAGGCGCGGGGCTTCATCATCGGCGGCGCGATCGCCCATCAGGTGTCGTCGGGCTTCGTGCCGATCCGCAAGAAGGGCAAGCTGCCGCACACCTGCGTGTCGATGGAATACACGCTGGAATACGGCACCGATCACATCGAGATTCACGTCGATGCGATCACGCCGGGCGAGCGCGTGATCCTGGTCGACGATCTGATCGCCACCGGCGGCACCGCCGAGGGCGCCATCAAGCTGCTGCGCCAGATCGGCGCCGAAGTCGTCGCCGCCTGCTTCATCATCGACCTCCCGGATCTGGGCGGCGCCGCCAAGGTCCGCAGCATGGGCGTCCCGGTCCGCACGCTGGTCGAGTTCGGCGGGCACTGA
- a CDS encoding anthranilate synthase component I, with translation MNRTVFSLPAQSDYKTAAGLAVSRTVAAFTGGRALDDLIDLLDRRRGVMLSSGTTVPGRYESFDFGFADPPLALTIRAEQFSIEALNPRGHVLVAFLSDRLDEPCVVVEQACATKIRGHIVRGEAPVDEEQRTRRASAISLVRALVAAFASPADPMLGLYGAFAYDLVFQFEDLAQKRAREADQRDIVLYVPDRLLAYDRATGRGVNIAYEFAWKGKSTQGLPNDTAESAYTQTGRQGFADHAPGEYAKVVEVAREHFARGDLFEAVPGQLFGEPCERSPAEVFKRLCRINPSPYGGLLNLGDGEFLVSASPEMFVRSDGRRIETCPISGTIARGVDAIADAEQIQKLLNSEKDEFELNMCTDVDRNDKARVCVPGTIKVLARRQIETYSKLFHTVDHVEGMLRPGFDALDAFLTHAWAVTVTGAPKLWAMQFVEDHERSPRRWYAGAFGVVGFDGSINTGLTIRTIRMKDGLAEVRVGATCLFDSDPVAEDKECQVKAAALFQALRGDPPKPLSAVAPDATGSGKRVLLVDHDDSFVHMLADYFRQVGAQVSVVRHIHAQKMLAENAYDLLVLSPGPGRPADFKIALTIDTALAKQLPIFGVCLGVQAMGEYFGGTLGQLKQPAHGRPSRIQVRGGTLMHGLPNEITIGRYHSLYVDMQDMPDALDVTASTEDGIAMAIEHKTLPVGGVQFHPESLMSLGGEVGLRIVENAFRLGRPMA, from the coding sequence ATGAACAGGACCGTTTTCTCGCTTCCCGCGCAGAGCGACTACAAGACCGCCGCGGGCCTCGCCGTGTCGCGCACGGTGGCGGCCTTCACCGGCGGCAGGGCGCTCGATGATCTGATCGACCTTCTGGACCGCCGCCGCGGCGTGATGCTGTCGTCCGGCACTACGGTGCCCGGGCGCTACGAGAGCTTCGATTTCGGCTTCGCCGATCCGCCGCTGGCGCTGACCATCCGCGCCGAGCAGTTTTCGATCGAGGCGCTCAATCCGCGCGGCCATGTGCTGGTCGCGTTCCTGTCCGACAGGCTCGACGAGCCCTGCGTGGTGGTCGAGCAGGCCTGCGCGACGAAGATCAGGGGCCACATCGTTCGCGGCGAGGCGCCGGTCGATGAGGAGCAGCGCACCCGCCGCGCCAGCGCGATCTCGCTGGTGCGCGCGCTGGTGGCGGCGTTCGCCTCACCGGCGGACCCGATGCTCGGCCTGTACGGCGCCTTCGCCTACGATCTGGTGTTCCAGTTCGAGGATCTGGCGCAGAAGCGCGCGCGCGAGGCCGACCAGCGCGACATCGTGCTGTATGTGCCGGATCGGCTGTTGGCCTATGACCGCGCCACCGGCCGCGGCGTCAATATCGCCTATGAATTCGCCTGGAAGGGCAAATCCACCCAGGGCCTGCCCAACGACACCGCCGAGAGCGCCTACACCCAGACCGGCCGGCAGGGCTTCGCCGACCACGCGCCGGGCGAATACGCCAAAGTCGTCGAGGTCGCCCGCGAGCATTTCGCCCGCGGCGATCTGTTCGAGGCGGTGCCCGGGCAGTTGTTCGGCGAACCCTGCGAGCGCTCGCCGGCCGAAGTGTTCAAGCGGCTGTGCCGGATCAATCCGTCGCCCTATGGCGGGTTGCTCAATCTCGGCGACGGCGAATTCCTGGTGTCGGCCTCGCCGGAGATGTTCGTCCGCTCCGACGGCCGCCGGATCGAGACCTGCCCGATCTCCGGCACCATCGCCCGCGGCGTCGACGCCATTGCGGATGCCGAGCAGATCCAGAAGCTTTTGAACTCCGAGAAGGACGAGTTCGAGCTCAACATGTGCACCGACGTCGACCGCAACGACAAGGCGCGGGTCTGCGTGCCGGGCACCATCAAGGTGCTGGCGCGGCGCCAGATCGAGACCTATTCGAAGCTGTTCCACACGGTGGACCACGTCGAGGGCATGCTCCGCCCCGGCTTCGACGCGCTCGATGCCTTCCTCACCCACGCCTGGGCGGTGACGGTGACCGGCGCGCCGAAACTCTGGGCGATGCAGTTCGTCGAGGATCACGAGCGCTCGCCGCGGCGCTGGTATGCCGGCGCGTTCGGCGTCGTCGGCTTCGACGGCTCGATCAACACCGGCCTCACCATCCGTACCATCCGGATGAAGGACGGCCTCGCCGAAGTCCGCGTCGGGGCGACTTGTCTGTTCGATAGCGACCCGGTCGCCGAGGACAAGGAGTGCCAGGTGAAAGCCGCCGCGCTGTTCCAGGCGCTGCGCGGCGATCCGCCGAAGCCGCTGTCGGCGGTGGCACCGGATGCCACCGGCTCCGGCAAGCGCGTGCTGCTGGTCGATCACGACGACAGCTTCGTGCACATGCTGGCGGACTATTTCCGCCAGGTCGGCGCCCAGGTCAGCGTGGTGCGCCACATCCACGCGCAGAAGATGCTGGCCGAGAATGCCTATGATCTGCTGGTGCTGTCGCCCGGCCCGGGCCGGCCGGCGGATTTCAAGATTGCGTTGACGATCGACACCGCTCTGGCGAAGCAACTGCCGATCTTCGGGGTCTGCCTCGGCGTGCAGGCGATGGGCGAATATTTCGGCGGTACGCTCGGCCAGCTTAAGCAGCCGGCGCATGGCCGGCCGTCGCGGATCCAGGTGCGCGGCGGCACGCTGATGCACGGCCTGCCGAACGAGATCACCATCGGTCGCTATCATTCACTCTATGTCGACATGCAGGACATGCCGGATGCGCTCGACGTCACCGCCTCGACCGAGGACGGCATCGCGATGGCGATCGAGCACAAGACGCTGCCGGTCGGCGGCGTCCAATTCCACCCGGAATCGCTGATGTCGCTCGGCGGCGAGGTCGGGCTGCGGATCGTCGAAAACGCCTTCCGGCTGGGCCGGCCGATGGCCTGA
- a CDS encoding type II toxin-antitoxin system HicA family toxin: protein MKVRDAILLIEADGWVHIATRGSHRQYKHPRKTGRVTIAGKPSDDLAPGTFASILKQAGLKERR from the coding sequence ATGAAGGTTCGGGACGCAATTCTTCTGATCGAAGCAGACGGATGGGTCCACATTGCGACCCGAGGAAGCCATCGGCAGTACAAGCATCCGAGGAAGACCGGCCGCGTGACGATCGCAGGCAAGCCTTCTGATGATCTTGCTCCCGGCACGTTTGCCAGTATCTTGAAACAAGCAGGTCTGAAGGAGCGGCGCTGA
- a CDS encoding type II toxin-antitoxin system HicB family antitoxin, with protein sequence MRYAIVIEKTEGNYSAYVPDLPGCVATGDSVAAVEAEIREAIRFHIDGLKEDGLPVPAPTSLAEYIET encoded by the coding sequence ATGCGCTACGCGATCGTCATCGAAAAGACCGAGGGCAACTATTCGGCCTATGTGCCGGACCTGCCCGGCTGTGTCGCGACCGGCGACAGCGTCGCGGCGGTCGAGGCCGAGATCCGCGAGGCGATCCGGTTTCACATCGACGGCTTAAAGGAAGACGGCCTGCCGGTGCCCGCGCCGACCAGCCTGGCGGAATACATCGAGACCTGA
- a CDS encoding class I SAM-dependent methyltransferase gives MAAIHQVKFWDKVADRYAARPIKDPAAFEAMLADAAGRLRPTDHVLEIGCGTGSAAIRLAPHAAEWIATDFSAEMLRIARAKPAPANLRFVLADAERAFDGGPFDAICAFQVLHLVGDLPGTLAQIRAHLKPGGLLISKTWCFADMSLKLRALFFVLRSIGLFPRAQALTKPALRQTLRDAGFEIADERVFGDNPHGPYIVARRPGAT, from the coding sequence ATGGCTGCGATCCATCAGGTGAAATTCTGGGACAAGGTCGCCGACCGCTACGCGGCGCGGCCGATCAAGGACCCGGCCGCGTTCGAGGCCATGCTGGCCGACGCCGCCGGCCGGTTGCGCCCGACCGACCATGTGCTGGAGATCGGCTGCGGCACCGGCTCGGCCGCGATCCGCCTCGCGCCGCATGCGGCGGAATGGATCGCGACCGATTTCTCGGCCGAGATGCTGCGCATCGCCCGCGCCAAGCCGGCGCCGGCCAATCTGCGCTTCGTCCTCGCCGACGCAGAGCGCGCCTTCGACGGCGGACCGTTCGATGCGATCTGCGCCTTCCAGGTGCTGCATCTGGTCGGCGATCTGCCCGGCACGCTGGCGCAGATCCGCGCCCATCTGAAGCCCGGCGGTCTGCTCATCAGCAAGACCTGGTGCTTCGCCGACATGTCGCTCAAGTTGCGCGCGCTGTTTTTCGTGCTGCGCAGCATCGGCCTGTTCCCGCGCGCCCAGGCACTCACCAAACCCGCGCTGCGCCAGACCCTGCGCGACGCCGGCTTCGAGATCGCCGACGAACGCGTATTCGGCGACAATCCGCACGGGCCGTATATCGTGGCAAGAAGGCCGGGGGCGACTTGA
- a CDS encoding ABC1 kinase family protein: protein MPSSRLSRLAQLGGLASSIAGNVAAEVVGQLARGQRPRMEDLLLTPSNALKVADRLAQMRGAAMKVGQLISMDAGDMLPPELADILGRLRSEAHHMPLMQLRRVLTEAWGRDWQRRFEVFDAHPVAAASIGQVHRVRTTDGRDLAIKVQYPGVRRSIDSDVNNVASLMRMAGLVPKGVDVAPMIAEAKRQLHEEADYQREGRCLSTFGALLADRPEFRVPELHADLTTPNVLAMSYVEGVPVDNLADAPQAERDRVMTLMIGLIFRELFEFRLMQTDPNFANYRYSPATGQVMLLDFGATRAFPEDFADLYRRLLRAGLAGDRPGVRAAALEIGFLAGDTPARLEQAMLEIFEMSLEPLRQDGPFDFGASDLAVQMREAGMAMAQDHTYFRIPPMDTLFLQRKFGGIYMLATRMRARVDLRAIVEPHL, encoded by the coding sequence GTGCCCAGTTCGCGGCTGTCGCGGCTGGCGCAATTGGGCGGGCTGGCCTCGTCCATTGCCGGCAACGTCGCTGCCGAGGTGGTGGGGCAACTCGCGCGCGGCCAGCGCCCGCGGATGGAAGACCTGCTGCTCACGCCGTCCAATGCGCTGAAGGTGGCCGACAGGCTGGCGCAGATGCGCGGGGCGGCGATGAAGGTCGGCCAGCTGATCTCGATGGATGCCGGCGACATGCTGCCGCCCGAGCTCGCCGACATCCTCGGCCGGCTGCGCTCGGAAGCGCATCACATGCCGCTCATGCAGCTCAGGCGGGTGCTGACCGAGGCCTGGGGGCGCGACTGGCAGCGCCGGTTCGAGGTGTTCGACGCCCACCCGGTCGCCGCGGCCTCGATCGGTCAGGTCCACCGGGTGCGCACCACGGACGGCCGCGACCTCGCGATCAAGGTGCAATATCCCGGCGTGCGCCGCAGCATCGATTCCGACGTGAACAACGTCGCCTCGCTGATGCGCATGGCCGGCCTGGTGCCCAAGGGCGTCGACGTCGCGCCGATGATCGCCGAGGCCAAGCGGCAGTTGCACGAGGAGGCCGACTACCAGCGGGAAGGCCGATGCCTGTCGACATTCGGCGCGCTGCTCGCCGATCGGCCCGAATTTCGCGTGCCCGAGCTGCACGCCGACCTGACGACGCCGAACGTGCTGGCGATGAGTTACGTCGAGGGCGTGCCGGTGGACAACCTCGCCGACGCGCCGCAGGCCGAGCGCGATCGGGTGATGACGCTGATGATCGGCCTGATTTTCCGCGAGCTGTTCGAATTCCGGCTGATGCAGACTGATCCGAACTTCGCCAATTATCGCTATTCGCCGGCGACCGGGCAGGTGATGCTGCTCGACTTCGGCGCCACCCGCGCCTTCCCGGAGGATTTCGCCGACCTCTACCGGCGGCTGTTGCGCGCCGGGCTGGCCGGCGACCGTCCGGGCGTCCGCGCCGCCGCGCTCGAGATCGGCTTCCTCGCCGGCGACACGCCCGCCCGGCTGGAACAGGCGATGCTTGAGATCTTCGAAATGTCGCTCGAGCCGCTGCGGCAGGACGGGCCGTTCGACTTCGGCGCCAGCGACCTCGCGGTGCAGATGCGCGAAGCCGGCATGGCGATGGCCCAGGACCATACGTATTTCCGCATCCCCCCGATGGACACGCTGTTTCTGCAGCGCAAATTCGGCGGCATCTACATGCTGGCGACGCGGATGCGGGCGCGTGTCGACCTGCGCGCCATCGTCGAGCCGCATCTGTGA
- a CDS encoding alkylphosphonate utilization protein: MDIKVKDSNGTLLADGDNVTLIKDLKLKGSSTVLKRGTVIRGIRLTDNEDEIEGRTDKIKGLVLRTEFLKKS; the protein is encoded by the coding sequence ATGGACATCAAGGTCAAGGACAGCAACGGCACTCTGCTCGCCGACGGCGACAACGTGACGTTGATCAAGGATCTGAAGCTGAAGGGCTCGTCCACCGTGCTCAAGCGCGGCACCGTGATCCGCGGCATCCGCCTCACCGACAATGAAGACGAGATCGAAGGCCGCACCGACAAGATCAAGGGCCTAGTGCTGCGCACGGAATTTCTGAAGAAATCCTGA
- a CDS encoding OmpW/AlkL family protein — MTKFLTAVSALAMAAALNGLPSSAVAADLSAKPIYKAPVVEAWNPWMIRLRALGVVTRDSGYVDQVAGSGLKTTDTLVPELDISYFFTKNIAAELILGVTKHSVSGTGTLANVDVGKAWLLPPTLTLQYHFTEFGAFKPYVGAGVNYTFFFSQKAAGGTVVESHLKDSFAPAVQIGFDYMFDKHWGWNVDVKKLWLRPEWSGTLAGGTPVTGKVNLDPWLIGTGITYKF; from the coding sequence ATGACAAAATTTCTGACTGCAGTGTCGGCGCTGGCAATGGCGGCGGCATTGAACGGCCTGCCGAGCAGCGCCGTCGCCGCCGATCTTTCCGCCAAGCCGATCTACAAGGCTCCGGTCGTCGAGGCCTGGAATCCCTGGATGATCCGCCTGCGCGCGCTCGGCGTGGTGACCCGCGACTCCGGCTATGTCGACCAGGTCGCCGGCTCCGGCCTGAAGACCACCGACACCTTGGTGCCGGAACTCGACATTTCGTACTTCTTCACCAAGAATATCGCCGCCGAACTGATCCTCGGCGTCACCAAGCACAGCGTGTCCGGCACCGGCACGCTCGCCAATGTCGACGTCGGCAAGGCGTGGCTGCTGCCGCCGACCCTGACGCTGCAATATCACTTCACCGAGTTCGGCGCGTTCAAGCCCTATGTCGGCGCCGGCGTGAACTACACCTTCTTCTTCAGCCAGAAGGCCGCGGGCGGAACCGTGGTCGAGAGCCACCTCAAGGACAGCTTCGCCCCGGCCGTGCAGATCGGCTTCGACTACATGTTCGACAAGCATTGGGGCTGGAACGTCGACGTCAAGAAGCTGTGGCTGCGTCCGGAATGGAGCGGCACGCTGGCCGGCGGCACGCCGGTCACCGGCAAGGTCAATCTCGACCCGTGGCTGATCGGCACCGGCATCACCTACAAGTTCTGA
- a CDS encoding propionyl-CoA synthetase, protein MNIQDKSRYREVHARSLADPEGFWAEAAREIDWIVPATKVFDPSQGLYGRWFAGAKVNTCYNALDRHVANGRADQVALIHDSPLTGTISTFTYAEMLREVQALAAVMQDFGVEKGDRVILYMPMVPESMVAMLACARIGAVHSVVFGGFAAKELATRIDDAKPKLILSASCGIEPGRIVKYKPLLDEAIGLSSAKPDACIILKRPQQDCDLVEGRDHDWGKLRSEALAAGKTAECVAVDATDPLYILYTSGTTGKPKGVVRDNGGHLVALKWSMENLYGVKPGEVWWCASDIGWVVGHSYIIYGPLIHGATSIMYEGKPVGTPDPGAFWRVIAEHGAVALFTAPTAFRAIRKDDPDGSFMRKYDLSKLRTLFLAGERADPPTVEWAEQQLKVPVIDHWWQTETGWCIAGNPVGLGLLPVKHGSPTVPMPGYDVRVVDEGSKPVPAGTMGSIVIKLPLPPGNLPTLWQQDERCRESYFADFPGYYKTSDAGYMDEDGYVFVMGRTDDIINVAGHRLSTGGMEEILASHPDVAECAVLGINDTIKGEVPCGLIVLKSGVTRDHAEIEKEIVKLVRDKLGPVAAFKLAITVPRLPKTRSGKILRGTIKKIADGDEWAMPATIEDPTALDDISSALKSHS, encoded by the coding sequence ATGAATATCCAGGACAAGAGCCGTTATCGCGAGGTTCATGCCCGCTCGCTGGCCGACCCCGAGGGCTTCTGGGCCGAGGCCGCGCGCGAGATCGACTGGATCGTGCCGGCCACCAAAGTGTTCGATCCCTCGCAAGGCCTGTACGGCCGCTGGTTCGCCGGCGCCAAGGTCAACACCTGCTACAACGCGCTCGACCGCCACGTCGCCAACGGCCGCGCCGACCAGGTGGCGCTGATCCACGATTCGCCGCTGACCGGCACGATCAGCACCTTCACCTATGCGGAGATGCTGCGCGAAGTGCAGGCGCTCGCCGCGGTGATGCAGGATTTCGGCGTGGAGAAGGGCGACCGCGTCATTCTCTACATGCCGATGGTGCCGGAATCGATGGTGGCGATGCTGGCCTGCGCCCGCATCGGCGCGGTGCATTCGGTGGTGTTCGGCGGCTTCGCGGCGAAAGAACTCGCCACCCGGATCGACGACGCCAAGCCGAAGCTGATTCTCTCCGCGAGCTGCGGCATCGAGCCCGGCCGCATCGTCAAGTACAAGCCGCTGCTCGACGAGGCGATCGGCCTGTCCTCCGCCAAGCCCGACGCCTGCATCATCCTGAAGCGGCCGCAGCAGGATTGCGACCTGGTCGAAGGCCGCGATCACGATTGGGGCAAGCTGCGCTCCGAGGCGCTCGCCGCCGGCAAGACGGCCGAATGCGTCGCGGTCGACGCCACCGATCCGCTCTACATCCTCTACACCTCGGGCACCACCGGCAAGCCGAAGGGCGTAGTGCGGGACAATGGCGGCCATCTGGTCGCGCTGAAATGGTCGATGGAGAATCTCTACGGCGTCAAGCCCGGCGAGGTGTGGTGGTGCGCCTCCGACATCGGCTGGGTGGTCGGCCACAGCTACATCATCTACGGCCCGCTGATCCATGGCGCGACCTCGATCATGTATGAAGGCAAGCCGGTCGGCACGCCGGACCCCGGCGCGTTCTGGCGGGTGATCGCCGAGCACGGCGCTGTGGCGCTGTTCACGGCGCCGACGGCGTTTCGAGCGATCCGCAAGGACGATCCCGACGGCAGCTTCATGCGCAAATACGATCTGTCGAAACTGCGCACGCTGTTCCTGGCCGGCGAGCGCGCCGATCCGCCGACGGTGGAATGGGCCGAGCAGCAATTGAAGGTGCCGGTGATCGATCACTGGTGGCAGACCGAAACCGGCTGGTGCATCGCCGGCAATCCGGTCGGATTGGGTCTGTTGCCGGTCAAGCACGGCTCGCCGACGGTGCCGATGCCGGGTTACGACGTCCGGGTGGTGGACGAGGGCAGCAAGCCGGTGCCCGCCGGCACCATGGGCTCGATCGTGATCAAGCTGCCGCTGCCGCCCGGCAACCTGCCGACGCTGTGGCAGCAGGACGAGCGCTGCCGCGAGAGCTACTTCGCCGACTTTCCCGGTTACTACAAGACCTCCGACGCCGGCTACATGGACGAAGACGGCTACGTCTTCGTGATGGGCCGCACCGACGACATCATCAACGTCGCCGGCCATCGGCTCTCGACCGGCGGCATGGAGGAGATTCTCGCCTCGCATCCGGACGTCGCCGAATGCGCCGTGCTCGGCATCAACGACACCATCAAGGGTGAAGTGCCCTGCGGTCTCATCGTGCTGAAGAGCGGCGTCACCCGCGATCACGCCGAGATCGAGAAGGAGATCGTCAAGCTGGTGCGCGACAAGCTCGGCCCGGTCGCCGCCTTCAAGCTGGCGATCACCGTGCCGCGGCTGCCCAAGACCCGCTCCGGCAAGATCCTGCGCGGCACCATCAAGAAGATCGCCGACGGCGACGAATGGGCGATGCCGGCCACGATCGAGGACCCGACCGCGCTCGACGACATCTCCTCGGCGCTGAAGAGCCATAGCTGA
- a CDS encoding tetratricopeptide repeat protein, producing the protein MRWLSAAGVLLALLAAAPALATGVDDLDDPTLDPAPCLAAAAQRDDDRAVELCGRLIAKRNTGRDDRIKALIARAGALIRKQQIDRALADYDDVLRLDPKQPDIHNARGELWLGKGDHPKALADFSAALKLRRDHPAARANHRALATELERLGVQKAVDGKPSFDCRRARRAVEKAICGDRDLANLDREIAAMHLRILQDKASAKPAELRALKRAQADFLANRNASFGRPGYDLRAAMKTRLQQLTGAAGGR; encoded by the coding sequence ATGCGTTGGTTGTCCGCAGCAGGTGTTTTGCTCGCGCTGCTCGCCGCGGCGCCGGCGCTCGCGACCGGCGTCGACGATCTCGACGATCCGACGCTCGATCCGGCGCCGTGTCTCGCCGCGGCGGCGCAGCGGGACGACGATCGCGCAGTCGAGTTGTGCGGCAGGCTGATCGCCAAACGCAATACCGGGCGGGACGACCGCATCAAGGCGCTGATTGCGCGCGCCGGCGCGCTCATCCGCAAGCAGCAGATCGACCGCGCGCTCGCCGATTACGACGACGTGCTGCGGCTCGATCCGAAGCAGCCGGATATCCACAATGCCCGCGGCGAGCTGTGGCTCGGCAAGGGCGATCACCCCAAGGCACTGGCGGATTTCTCCGCGGCACTCAAGCTGCGGCGCGATCACCCCGCCGCGCGCGCCAATCACAGGGCGCTGGCGACCGAGCTGGAGCGGCTCGGCGTGCAGAAGGCGGTCGACGGCAAGCCGAGCTTCGACTGCCGACGCGCCCGCCGCGCCGTCGAGAAGGCGATCTGCGGGGATCGCGATCTCGCCAATCTCGACCGCGAGATCGCCGCGATGCACCTCCGCATCCTGCAGGACAAAGCCAGCGCGAAGCCGGCCGAGCTGCGCGCGCTGAAACGTGCGCAGGCCGACTTCCTCGCCAACCGCAACGCCTCGTTCGGCCGGCCGGGCTACGATCTGCGCGCCGCGATGAAGACGCGGCTGCAGCAACTGACCGGCGCGGCCGGCGGCCGATAG
- a CDS encoding SDR family NAD(P)-dependent oxidoreductase, with protein MPRLEGKTALVVGAGSIGPGWGNGKATAVTFAREGAQVFCVDRNRDAAQETVDIIKSEGGRAIAFAADVSRAADVEAMVKACVDAWGGIDVLDNNVGIAETGGVVEVSEAEWDRVFAVNLKSAFLAMKHVVPIMQRQGGGSIINISSIASIRHLGISYVTYAASKAAMNAMTRTTAVEYAKDHVRVNCILPGLMKTPMVAHSAGLAASYAAGDVEAMWRARDAQVPMGHMGDAWDVANAALFLASDESKYVTGLELVVDGGLTLKVN; from the coding sequence ATGCCACGACTTGAAGGCAAGACCGCGCTGGTGGTCGGCGCCGGTTCGATCGGGCCGGGCTGGGGCAACGGCAAGGCGACCGCGGTGACGTTCGCGCGCGAGGGCGCGCAGGTGTTCTGCGTCGACCGCAATCGCGACGCCGCGCAGGAGACCGTCGACATCATCAAATCGGAGGGCGGCCGCGCCATCGCGTTCGCCGCCGACGTGTCGCGCGCGGCCGATGTCGAGGCGATGGTGAAAGCCTGCGTCGACGCCTGGGGCGGCATCGACGTGCTCGACAACAATGTCGGCATCGCCGAAACCGGCGGCGTGGTCGAGGTCTCCGAGGCCGAGTGGGACCGCGTGTTCGCGGTCAATCTGAAGAGCGCCTTCCTGGCGATGAAACACGTCGTCCCGATCATGCAGCGCCAGGGCGGCGGCTCGATCATCAATATCTCGTCGATCGCCTCGATCCGGCATCTCGGCATCTCCTACGTCACCTACGCGGCGTCGAAGGCGGCGATGAATGCGATGACGCGCACCACCGCAGTGGAATACGCCAAGGACCACGTCCGGGTGAACTGCATCCTGCCCGGCCTGATGAAGACGCCGATGGTCGCGCATTCCGCGGGGCTGGCGGCGAGCTACGCCGCCGGCGACGTCGAGGCGATGTGGCGCGCGCGCGACGCGCAGGTGCCGATGGGGCACATGGGTGACGCCTGGGATGTCGCAAATGCCGCATTGTTTCTCGCCAGCGACGAGTCGAAATACGTCACCGGCCTCGAATTGGTGGTCGACGGCGGCCTGACGCTGAAGGTGAACTGA
- a CDS encoding DUF1850 domain-containing protein: MAAAVAQRGGGCVNLCLASAGVVKTLAVAAFTLVWTHSIEKTAWQEDWRVTPQGLDLVQARVKGTGAGMEPPPEARLVDGWFQWTPKRKPLREVVLANSGLAGEWRLCADGQCRTLSQIIGHEIGPQPTTMSACPE, from the coding sequence ATGGCGGCAGCGGTCGCGCAACGCGGTGGCGGCTGCGTGAACCTCTGCCTCGCTTCCGCCGGCGTGGTGAAGACGCTGGCGGTCGCCGCCTTCACGCTGGTCTGGACGCACTCGATCGAGAAAACGGCGTGGCAGGAGGACTGGCGGGTCACGCCGCAGGGGCTCGATCTGGTGCAGGCGCGCGTCAAGGGCACCGGCGCCGGCATGGAGCCGCCGCCCGAGGCGCGGCTGGTCGACGGCTGGTTTCAATGGACGCCGAAGCGCAAACCGTTGCGCGAAGTGGTGCTCGCCAATTCCGGCCTGGCCGGCGAATGGCGACTGTGCGCTGACGGACAATGCCGGACTCTGTCGCAGATCATCGGCCACGAGATCGGCCCGCAGCCGACGACGATGAGCGCGTGTCCCGAGTAG